From Syntrophus gentianae, one genomic window encodes:
- a CDS encoding sensor histidine kinase, which translates to MTLKTRMMIVTLVGLAITMAFWGWMQLSVLDEILKEQQYKRLNGIADTLSTFYQRFPTRRGLSALDTALKDHISTDLRLARIDIISRSRDDIDYIAGAGRVAYEWPENLINETAEKRVKHHYTLQTEAGSALGLLYPVPSEKGHASQTMIGVILFSQSNTEILARARWMLFFSTLGLLAVILLLMATSYGFLIGRPLSRIIETIDDFRTGKQAKRIPIDSLDEWGQLADHFNVMADEIEKFIGQNQELTRGLELRVKEATLKVVQLQSQVNQLQQLNALGYLTATLAHDLGTPLHSVAGMTQLLLEREDWPPDVARKLEVILQQTQRLNSVIQNVRRATRLPEPHFESLTVKTLLDDTLPLVEPMIAKSKVELVVQIAPDIPALHVDPYRVQTALFNLIQNALEAMPNGGKMTLSARVAPERQAISLTVLDTGTGIPPEMMKKIYEPFFSTHSSEGIRGLGMAIVQDIVKTHAGSIDIESSPEKGTSITLYFPLVAKAN; encoded by the coding sequence ATGACATTGAAAACGCGAATGATGATCGTCACCCTTGTCGGCCTCGCCATCACCATGGCCTTCTGGGGATGGATGCAGCTCAGTGTGCTGGATGAGATTTTAAAGGAACAGCAGTACAAAAGACTCAACGGCATTGCCGACACCTTGAGCACGTTCTACCAGCGTTTTCCCACCCGACGGGGTCTTTCCGCCCTGGATACGGCTTTAAAGGATCATATCTCAACGGATCTCCGGCTGGCCCGTATCGATATCATCTCCCGGTCTCGAGACGACATCGATTATATCGCCGGCGCCGGACGTGTGGCTTATGAATGGCCGGAAAATCTCATCAACGAAACCGCGGAAAAAAGGGTAAAACATCATTACACCCTGCAGACGGAGGCGGGATCCGCTCTTGGCCTGCTCTATCCCGTCCCGTCGGAAAAAGGCCATGCGTCACAGACCATGATCGGCGTCATTCTCTTTTCCCAGTCCAATACGGAAATCCTCGCCCGCGCCAGGTGGATGCTCTTTTTCAGTACGCTGGGGCTGCTCGCCGTTATTCTGCTCCTCATGGCAACGAGCTACGGTTTTTTGATCGGCAGACCTCTGTCCCGGATTATTGAAACCATCGATGACTTCCGCACGGGAAAACAGGCCAAACGCATCCCCATTGACTCTTTGGATGAATGGGGGCAACTGGCGGATCATTTCAACGTGATGGCCGATGAGATAGAAAAATTCATTGGCCAGAATCAGGAATTAACCAGGGGATTGGAACTCCGGGTCAAGGAAGCCACGCTCAAGGTTGTCCAGTTGCAGAGCCAGGTCAACCAGCTTCAGCAGTTGAATGCCCTGGGATACCTGACGGCGACGCTGGCCCATGATTTGGGAACCCCCCTGCATTCCGTGGCCGGCATGACTCAGCTCCTTCTGGAACGGGAGGACTGGCCGCCGGATGTTGCCCGTAAGCTGGAGGTCATCCTCCAGCAGACGCAGCGGCTCAATTCGGTCATTCAGAATGTCCGCCGGGCAACCCGTCTGCCGGAACCGCATTTCGAATCTCTTACCGTAAAAACCCTCCTCGACGATACTTTGCCCCTCGTCGAACCGATGATCGCAAAATCGAAAGTCGAACTGGTCGTTCAGATCGCCCCGGATATCCCAGCTTTGCATGTGGACCCCTACCGCGTTCAGACAGCCCTTTTCAATCTCATCCAGAATGCCTTGGAAGCCATGCCGAACGGAGGGAAGATGACTCTTTCCGCCAGGGTTGCCCCGGAACGTCAGGCGATTTCCCTGACCGTTTTGGACACCGGAACGGGCATCCCCCCGGAGATGATGAAAAAGATCTACGAACCCTTCTTCAGCACCCACTCGAGCGAGGGCATCCGCGGTCTGGGCATGGCCATCGTCCAGGATATCGTCAAGACGCACGCCGGATCGATCGATATCGAAAGTTCCCCCGAGAAGGGTACGAGCATTACGCTGTACTTCCCCCTCGTCGCGAAGGCCAATTGA
- a CDS encoding nitroreductase family protein, with amino-acid sequence MPALDSLIYGRRSIRKYKKEIPPPEMIEAMVTCALQAPSPANRQPVRFFRVSRPETREKLRSAMETGCRARLAMADEKGASQILKNVLVNYYQFLLFMFDAPVLFAVGTAPAHRSIAEKLYTSGILAENSRTSSDDDLSVGLAVMEWMLKGEELGLGSCILTAPLFYLDFPEQILGVAPVTIKCFLTLGFPDEAPAAPRKKSFSEIYREL; translated from the coding sequence ATGCCGGCGCTGGACTCCCTGATTTACGGCCGCCGAAGCATCCGGAAATACAAGAAGGAAATCCCGCCGCCGGAAATGATCGAAGCGATGGTGACCTGCGCCCTCCAGGCCCCTTCCCCCGCCAACCGGCAGCCTGTCCGTTTCTTTCGGGTCAGCCGTCCCGAAACCCGGGAAAAATTGAGATCCGCCATGGAAACGGGTTGCCGGGCCCGTCTGGCGATGGCGGACGAGAAGGGGGCATCGCAGATCCTGAAAAATGTCCTTGTCAATTATTACCAGTTCCTTCTGTTCATGTTTGATGCTCCGGTGCTCTTTGCCGTGGGGACCGCCCCCGCGCACCGGAGCATTGCCGAAAAACTTTATACCTCGGGAATTCTGGCAGAGAACTCACGGACCTCTTCGGATGACGATCTGAGCGTGGGATTGGCCGTGATGGAGTGGATGCTCAAAGGAGAGGAGTTGGGACTGGGGTCCTGCATCCTCACGGCGCCACTCTTTTATCTGGATTTTCCGGAGCAGATCCTGGGCGTCGCCCCGGTGACAATCAAATGTTTCCTGACCCTGGGGTTTCCCGACGAGGCACCCGCCGCTCCCAGGAAAAAAAGCTTTTCCGAAATCTACCGGGAACTATGA
- a CDS encoding aminotransferase class I/II-fold pyridoxal phosphate-dependent enzyme: MDRFIERLKTQLKLHRQAGLYRQPPEIFRREGASLLLAEGRVLNFASNDYLGLGVSEVLRKQVARNFEKYGSSSSSSRLVSGNYSLIAAAERAYARYFGYEEALFFPSGYQANLALLSTLFDSGTVIFFDKHIHASSVKGLALSPAQLAGYNHSSLAHLRKRLERGGEKETVVLTESLFSMDGDLLDVSGLAELKDRYGFLCIVDEAHALGVLGERGCGVARPVADIAVGTFGKALGLFGAFLLLPAIVKEYLFNFASPLIYSTTLPEAHAASAIDILALLAEGDESRRRLGEISLQMKTRLRSAGFTVQGDAHILALEIGNEQKALEASNRLREKGIFVLSARYPTVPLGKAILRIGMTALHSEEDVNVFIQSLKEVMEKI, from the coding sequence ATGGACAGATTTATTGAACGGCTGAAAACCCAATTGAAACTGCATCGGCAGGCCGGCCTCTACCGGCAGCCGCCGGAAATTTTCCGCCGGGAGGGCGCATCCCTGCTCCTGGCCGAAGGCAGGGTCCTGAACTTCGCCTCCAACGACTATCTGGGACTGGGCGTGTCGGAAGTCCTGCGGAAACAGGTTGCCCGCAATTTCGAGAAGTACGGCTCGTCTTCCTCTTCCTCCCGCCTGGTGTCCGGCAACTATTCCCTCATTGCCGCGGCGGAAAGGGCCTACGCCCGTTACTTCGGCTACGAGGAGGCCCTCTTTTTCCCCAGCGGTTATCAGGCCAACCTTGCCCTTTTGTCCACCCTCTTCGATTCCGGCACGGTCATCTTCTTTGACAAGCACATCCATGCCAGCAGCGTCAAAGGGCTTGCCCTCAGCCCGGCTCAACTCGCCGGTTACAACCACAGCTCCCTGGCCCACCTGCGGAAGCGCCTGGAAAGGGGAGGAGAAAAGGAGACCGTCGTCCTGACGGAATCCCTCTTCAGCATGGATGGCGATCTGCTCGATGTTTCCGGCCTGGCCGAGTTGAAGGACCGCTACGGGTTTTTGTGCATCGTCGACGAAGCCCATGCCCTGGGAGTCCTGGGGGAGCGAGGGTGCGGCGTCGCGCGGCCGGTGGCCGACATTGCCGTGGGGACCTTCGGAAAAGCCCTGGGGCTCTTCGGCGCTTTTCTTCTGCTGCCGGCCATTGTCAAGGAGTATCTCTTCAACTTCGCCTCTCCCCTCATTTACTCCACAACCCTTCCCGAGGCCCATGCCGCTTCCGCCATCGACATCCTGGCCCTGTTGGCCGAGGGAGACGAATCCCGGAGGCGCCTCGGGGAAATCAGCCTGCAGATGAAAACCCGGCTGAGATCGGCAGGGTTTACGGTCCAGGGGGACGCCCATATCCTGGCTCTGGAAATCGGTAACGAACAGAAGGCCCTGGAGGCTTCGAATCGTCTCCGGGAAAAGGGAATCTTCGTCCTGTCGGCCCGCTATCCCACCGTTCCCCTCGGAAAGGCCATCCTGAGAATCGGCATGACGGCCCTGCACTCCGAAGAGGATGTCAACGTCTTCATCCAGTCACTGAAGGAGGTTATGGAAAAAATATGA
- a CDS encoding sigma-54-dependent transcriptional regulator → MPIRILVVDDDAVACEFLQEALRRAGYDVEAHTSAQEVLKEDLSRYDLAISDIRMPDMDGLQLLRRLHEKCPTLPVILMTAFGSLESTMEALQLGAWDYISKPFSPEAIRTMVKKVLGMRELQRHRNSGKPAEKEEPRLIGSSATMVEFYKQLVRVADAWASVLIEGESGTGKELTARSLHQLSSRRDKPFVVVHCGAIPDTLLESELFGYDKGAFTGADTSHRGLLESAEGGTIFLDEITEMSTALQAKLLRFMQNGEIRHLGGHGIQQIQVRVVAAANRKIDEEVAHERFRADLLYRFVVRLHMPPLREHKEDIPQLMESLLKKMGYPTVRISDEAMECLMAYDWPGNVRELGNVLHQTLLLSPFLVILPEHLPERMRSTKNGKEITDANLTPLEDAERGQILQALKTTEWNQSRAAALLGIDRKTLRTKIQRYGFVREGFP, encoded by the coding sequence ATGCCCATCCGGATCCTGGTTGTTGATGACGATGCCGTCGCCTGTGAATTTCTGCAGGAGGCCCTGCGGCGTGCCGGTTACGATGTGGAGGCCCATACGTCCGCCCAGGAGGTCTTGAAGGAGGATCTGTCCCGTTACGACCTGGCTATCTCCGATATCCGGATGCCCGATATGGACGGCTTGCAGTTGTTGCGGCGGCTTCATGAGAAGTGCCCAACCCTGCCGGTGATCCTGATGACGGCCTTCGGCTCGCTGGAAAGCACGATGGAAGCCCTCCAACTGGGCGCCTGGGATTACATCAGCAAGCCTTTTTCACCGGAGGCGATCCGCACCATGGTGAAGAAGGTGCTGGGCATGCGTGAGCTGCAGCGCCACCGGAATTCGGGAAAACCGGCGGAAAAAGAGGAGCCCCGGCTCATCGGTTCTTCGGCCACGATGGTGGAATTTTACAAGCAGCTGGTTCGGGTTGCCGATGCCTGGGCCAGCGTGCTGATTGAAGGAGAGAGTGGCACGGGCAAGGAACTGACGGCCCGTTCCCTGCACCAGTTGAGCTCCCGCAGGGACAAGCCCTTTGTGGTGGTTCATTGCGGGGCCATTCCGGACACCCTTCTGGAGTCGGAACTCTTCGGCTACGATAAAGGGGCCTTCACGGGGGCGGACACTTCCCACCGCGGCCTTCTCGAATCGGCGGAGGGGGGGACCATCTTTCTCGATGAGATCACGGAAATGTCGACGGCGCTGCAGGCAAAGCTTCTCCGTTTCATGCAGAATGGGGAAATCCGCCATCTGGGCGGGCATGGGATCCAGCAGATTCAGGTCCGTGTCGTTGCCGCGGCGAACCGCAAAATCGATGAAGAGGTCGCCCATGAACGCTTTCGCGCGGACCTCCTCTATCGTTTCGTCGTTCGCCTGCACATGCCTCCTCTCCGGGAGCACAAGGAGGATATCCCCCAGTTGATGGAATCCCTGCTGAAGAAGATGGGATATCCGACGGTGAGGATCTCCGACGAAGCCATGGAATGCCTGATGGCCTACGACTGGCCGGGAAATGTGCGCGAGCTGGGAAATGTCCTGCACCAGACGCTTCTGCTTTCTCCCTTCCTGGTGATTTTGCCCGAACATCTGCCGGAGCGGATGCGCTCGACGAAGAACGGAAAAGAAATAACCGACGCGAACCTGACGCCCCTGGAAGATGCAGAGCGGGGGCAGATTCTTCAGGCTTTGAAGACGACGGAGTGGAATCAAAGCCGCGCGGCCGCTCTCCTGGGTATCGATCGCAAAACGCTGCGCACCAAAATTCAGCGTTATGGTTTTGTCCGGGAGGGTTTCCCTTAA
- a CDS encoding sensor domain-containing protein gives MKDEEKTREQLLEELTFLRSQLAEQHKKHRGEVPSSTASSGQPAEKNADAKFRILFEHSPEGIFLSDGFLLTDCNETMVKMMRCSAKEELIGRHPSAFSPPAQPDGSLSSDKADQLMKEVLRKGYSQQEWLCRRCDGEEFPVEILSSVISWEDQQILYMVWRDITERKRIEEAIRHLAYHDVLTGLPNRMLFADRLVLAIAQAKRRLGTMAVMMLDLDGFKTVNDAFGHHIGDLLLQSVGERLTRNLREEDTLARMGGDEFMILLPVIKEAANSSQIADKILSAFKTPFSCEGNELYTSVSIGIAVYPEDGDDMDSLMKHADSAMYRAKGRGRNRYCLYGSDTALSQDSALQSI, from the coding sequence ATGAAGGATGAAGAAAAGACCAGGGAGCAACTTCTCGAAGAACTGACGTTTCTGCGCAGCCAACTCGCCGAGCAGCACAAGAAACATCGGGGAGAAGTCCCTTCTTCTACCGCATCTTCCGGCCAACCTGCCGAAAAGAATGCCGATGCAAAATTCCGCATCCTTTTTGAACACTCTCCCGAAGGCATCTTTCTTTCCGATGGATTCCTGCTGACAGACTGCAATGAAACCATGGTAAAAATGATGCGGTGTTCCGCCAAGGAAGAGCTGATCGGTCGTCATCCCTCTGCCTTTTCGCCCCCGGCGCAGCCCGACGGCAGTCTCTCCAGCGACAAGGCCGACCAGTTGATGAAAGAGGTTCTGCGAAAGGGATACTCGCAGCAGGAATGGCTCTGCCGCCGCTGCGACGGAGAAGAATTCCCCGTGGAGATTCTATCCTCCGTCATCTCCTGGGAAGATCAACAGATCCTCTACATGGTCTGGCGGGATATTACGGAGCGTAAGCGAATTGAAGAGGCGATCCGCCATCTGGCCTACCACGATGTCCTGACGGGTCTGCCCAACCGGATGCTCTTCGCCGACCGTCTCGTTCTCGCCATCGCGCAGGCAAAGCGGCGCCTGGGAACGATGGCCGTCATGATGCTTGATCTGGATGGATTCAAGACGGTTAACGATGCCTTTGGCCACCATATCGGCGATCTGCTGCTCCAAAGTGTCGGGGAGCGCCTGACCCGGAACCTGCGGGAAGAAGACACCCTTGCCCGTATGGGAGGTGATGAATTCATGATCCTGCTGCCGGTTATCAAAGAGGCCGCGAACAGCTCCCAGATCGCGGACAAGATCCTCTCCGCCTTTAAAACACCTTTTAGCTGCGAAGGAAACGAGCTGTACACGAGCGTAAGTATCGGCATCGCCGTTTACCCTGAAGACGGAGACGATATGGATTCCCTGATGAAACACGCCGACTCGGCCATGTATCGGGCAAAGGGCAGAGGGAGAAATCGGTATTGCCTTTACGGATCGGATACGGCCCTGTCACAGGATAGCGCTTTGCAGTCCATCTAA
- a CDS encoding beta-ketoacyl-[acyl-carrier-protein] synthase family protein — MKNLANQAPKRRRVVITGLGAISSLGNSPEQVLSSLRSGRVSFAASSSDPQVISSPVRDFELGAFTGSFKERRYLNRGAQLTVAAAMSALRSSSLRREELAETGLFLGAGPNMDVGGEVPEIRQGEIQHDSLMALWILRFLPNTAASIISILAGLRGDNLTVTSACSSSLQAIGEAFHKIRDGYLDLALAGGGDSRLTPGAILAYRKARALYEGGGNPEEASRPFDSGRRGFVPGEGGACLLLEELEHARRRRADIYGEVCGFGASLDGYNVTAPEPEGKGGQMALEKALADAGLVPGDVDAVSTHGTGTILNDRMEAALIERVYAGVFPRILAFKSWIGHLSTACGAMETALSLICMLNDYLPEIRNLREPCSPVLPFVRKGGSCPASTWVIENFGFGGQNAVLMIRRYLP, encoded by the coding sequence ATGAAAAATCTCGCGAATCAGGCGCCCAAACGCCGACGGGTTGTCATAACCGGCCTCGGGGCCATTTCCTCCCTGGGAAATTCTCCTGAACAGGTTCTGAGTTCCCTTCGCAGCGGTCGTGTTTCCTTTGCCGCGTCGTCCTCCGATCCCCAGGTGATTTCTTCTCCCGTCCGGGACTTTGAACTGGGGGCCTTTACCGGTTCCTTCAAGGAGCGCCGTTATCTCAACCGGGGAGCCCAGCTGACGGTGGCGGCGGCGATGTCGGCCCTGCGCAGTTCTTCCCTGCGCAGGGAAGAACTGGCGGAAACGGGCCTCTTTCTCGGCGCCGGTCCCAACATGGATGTCGGGGGGGAAGTTCCGGAGATCCGCCAGGGGGAGATCCAGCACGATTCCCTGATGGCCCTCTGGATTCTCCGCTTTCTTCCCAATACGGCGGCCTCCATCATTTCCATCCTGGCCGGACTCCGAGGAGACAATCTGACCGTCACCTCTGCCTGTTCCTCCTCTCTCCAGGCAATCGGGGAGGCCTTCCACAAAATCCGCGACGGCTATCTGGATCTTGCCCTTGCCGGGGGCGGCGATTCACGCCTGACGCCCGGGGCGATCCTGGCTTACCGGAAAGCGCGGGCCCTTTACGAAGGGGGCGGAAATCCGGAAGAGGCCAGCCGTCCTTTCGACAGCGGAAGGCGGGGCTTTGTCCCCGGTGAAGGAGGGGCCTGTCTGCTGCTGGAAGAACTGGAACACGCCCGGAGGCGGAGAGCGGATATTTATGGGGAGGTCTGCGGTTTTGGCGCCTCTCTGGACGGATACAATGTGACAGCGCCGGAGCCGGAAGGCAAGGGCGGGCAAATGGCCCTGGAAAAAGCGCTGGCGGATGCCGGCCTTGTTCCCGGTGATGTGGATGCCGTTTCTACCCATGGGACGGGGACGATCCTCAACGACCGGATGGAGGCCGCCCTGATCGAGCGGGTTTATGCCGGCGTCTTTCCCCGGATCCTGGCCTTCAAATCCTGGATCGGGCATCTGTCGACGGCCTGCGGGGCCATGGAAACGGCGCTGAGCCTGATCTGCATGCTGAACGACTACCTGCCGGAAATCCGCAACCTCCGGGAGCCCTGCTCCCCGGTCCTGCCCTTTGTCCGCAAGGGAGGGTCCTGTCCCGCGTCCACCTGGGTTATCGAAAACTTCGGCTTCGGCGGACAGAACGCCGTGCTGATGATTCGGCGATATCTCCCTTGA
- the gap gene encoding type I glyceraldehyde-3-phosphate dehydrogenase codes for MTIKVGINGFGRIGRLVFRAACTRSDIEIVGINDLLDADYMSYMLRYDSVHGKFKGTVEVKDGKLVVNGKAIRVTAEKDPANLKWNEVGADYVVESTGLFLDKDKAGGHLKAGAKRVVLSAPSKDDTPMFVMGVNHKTYSGEPIVSNASCTTNCLAPLAKVVHDKWGILEGLMTTVHAATATQKTVDGPSMKDWRGGRAAGFNIIPSSTGAAKAVGKVIPELDGKLTGMSFRIPTIDVSVVDLTCRLAKPATYEEIKAAMKAASEGELKGILGYTEEDVVSSDFIGEERTSVFDAKAGIALSDTFVKLVAWYDNEWGYSNKVLDLIAHMATK; via the coding sequence ATGACGATCAAAGTTGGCATTAATGGTTTCGGCCGCATCGGCCGATTGGTTTTCCGCGCGGCGTGTACGCGATCGGACATTGAAATTGTCGGGATCAACGATCTGCTCGATGCGGATTACATGTCTTATATGCTTCGTTATGACTCGGTTCACGGTAAATTCAAGGGAACGGTGGAAGTAAAAGACGGCAAGCTCGTGGTCAATGGCAAGGCGATCCGCGTTACGGCTGAAAAAGACCCCGCAAATCTGAAGTGGAATGAAGTCGGCGCCGACTATGTCGTCGAATCAACCGGTCTTTTCCTTGATAAGGACAAGGCGGGCGGGCATCTCAAGGCAGGCGCCAAGAGAGTCGTGCTTTCCGCTCCCTCCAAGGATGACACGCCGATGTTCGTCATGGGTGTAAACCACAAGACCTATAGCGGTGAACCGATTGTTTCCAACGCCTCATGCACCACCAACTGTCTGGCGCCCCTTGCCAAGGTTGTTCATGACAAATGGGGGATTCTCGAGGGGCTTATGACCACGGTGCATGCCGCGACGGCAACCCAGAAGACCGTTGACGGGCCGTCCATGAAGGACTGGCGGGGAGGCCGCGCTGCCGGTTTCAACATTATTCCCTCATCGACCGGAGCGGCGAAAGCCGTGGGCAAGGTGATTCCCGAACTCGACGGCAAACTCACCGGCATGTCGTTCCGCATCCCCACGATCGACGTTTCCGTGGTGGATCTTACCTGCCGCCTGGCCAAACCGGCGACCTACGAGGAAATCAAGGCCGCGATGAAAGCCGCCTCAGAAGGCGAGCTTAAAGGCATTCTCGGTTATACGGAGGAGGATGTCGTCTCGAGCGATTTCATCGGCGAGGAGAGGACATCGGTGTTCGATGCCAAGGCCGGCATTGCCCTTTCCGACACCTTTGTCAAGCTGGTCGCGTGGTACGACAACGAGTGGGGATATTCAAACAAGGTCCTCGACCTGATCGCCCACATGGCCACGAAATAG
- the bioD gene encoding dethiobiotin synthase, with protein sequence MKKDIPDIYVLGTDTGVGKTVLSLLLMRYFYDRGYTPFYFKPLQTGCRDPYDTDSDAKFIYENIEELKDQDPAASVGVCYRNPKAPYFAARNEGRQVSWQILLEGLQKKRERFSPLVVEAAGGIFVPVDRDNRVIDTIPSSGAQPLIAARAGLGTINHTLLTIAALEQRNIEPLGVIFLDGGETATPEDMIEENIEAIERYSRVRVAGVVGRIADFRHPAPECFDGLEKIFAGGA encoded by the coding sequence ATGAAAAAGGACATTCCGGATATCTATGTTCTCGGTACGGATACGGGCGTCGGCAAGACCGTCCTGTCGCTGCTGCTGATGCGCTATTTCTATGATCGGGGCTATACCCCCTTCTATTTCAAGCCGCTGCAGACGGGGTGCCGCGATCCTTACGATACGGACTCCGATGCGAAATTCATCTACGAGAACATCGAGGAATTGAAGGATCAGGATCCGGCCGCTTCGGTGGGGGTTTGCTACCGGAATCCGAAGGCCCCGTATTTTGCCGCACGGAATGAAGGCCGACAGGTCAGTTGGCAGATTCTTCTGGAGGGCCTTCAGAAAAAGAGGGAGCGCTTTTCTCCGCTGGTCGTGGAGGCTGCCGGAGGCATCTTCGTCCCTGTCGACCGGGATAATCGGGTTATTGACACGATTCCATCGAGTGGCGCTCAACCCCTGATTGCCGCCCGGGCCGGTCTGGGGACCATCAATCATACCCTGTTGACGATTGCCGCCCTGGAACAGAGGAATATCGAACCCTTGGGCGTTATTTTCCTGGATGGCGGAGAAACGGCAACCCCGGAGGACATGATCGAGGAAAACATCGAAGCGATCGAGAGATACTCCCGGGTCCGGGTCGCCGGCGTGGTTGGTCGGATTGCCGATTTCCGACATCCTGCTCCCGAGTGCTTTGACGGTCTGGAAAAAATATTTGCGGGCGGGGCCTGA
- a CDS encoding acyl carrier protein, with amino-acid sequence MDLLTEIQAILVETLDLEDKEITGESRLRKDLDIESIDMLELALSFSSRFGIEVDEDDIFLQRVPLFIEEAESEGRDVSSFLSSRIPFLSGERIGEILSEGEADPRVQDLVDYISWRLSRKS; translated from the coding sequence ATGGACTTATTGACCGAAATTCAAGCAATCCTTGTTGAAACCCTTGATCTCGAAGACAAGGAAATTACCGGGGAATCCCGCCTCCGCAAGGACCTGGACATCGAATCCATCGACATGCTGGAACTGGCCCTCTCCTTCAGCTCCCGGTTCGGGATTGAAGTGGACGAGGACGATATCTTTCTGCAGCGGGTCCCCCTCTTTATCGAAGAAGCCGAGTCGGAAGGCCGGGATGTCTCTTCCTTTCTCTCCTCCAGGATTCCCTTCCTCTCCGGCGAAAGGATCGGCGAGATCCTTTCCGAAGGCGAGGCCGATCCCAGGGTTCAGGATCTGGTGGACTACATTTCCTGGCGGCTTTCGAGGAAGTCTTAA
- a CDS encoding nitroreductase produces the protein MDLSAAIRERKSIRAFKPEPVPREQVEQILALAVLAPSAINLQPWEFTVVMGEEKARLSRRLIKAYQEKQISCSPGNVKPLSETFSRRGVESFEVMNPCLARMGLDFNTFINEGSCNFYGAPAGIIVCLDNAFSRARLVDIGITLGYLVLAAHDQGLGTCPIGLINAYEDDVKDLLNIPDEKDVVIAVALGYPDWDSPLNAFKTPRESLDSFVRWID, from the coding sequence ATGGATCTCTCTGCCGCGATCAGGGAGCGTAAAAGCATTCGAGCCTTCAAACCGGAACCGGTTCCCCGCGAACAGGTTGAGCAAATCCTTGCCCTGGCTGTTCTTGCCCCCTCGGCGATCAACCTTCAACCGTGGGAATTTACGGTTGTCATGGGGGAGGAAAAGGCAAGGTTAAGTCGGAGGCTGATCAAAGCCTACCAAGAAAAGCAGATATCCTGCAGTCCGGGAAATGTCAAGCCGCTTTCCGAAACGTTCAGCCGGCGAGGCGTGGAATCCTTTGAAGTGATGAATCCCTGTCTCGCCCGGATGGGACTGGACTTCAACACCTTCATCAATGAGGGAAGCTGCAATTTTTACGGCGCCCCGGCAGGGATTATTGTATGTCTGGATAATGCCTTCTCCCGGGCTCGACTCGTGGACATCGGGATCACCCTGGGGTACCTGGTGCTGGCGGCCCATGATCAAGGGCTGGGAACCTGCCCGATCGGATTGATCAACGCTTACGAAGACGACGTCAAGGATCTTCTCAATATCCCCGATGAAAAGGATGTGGTAATCGCCGTTGCGCTGGGATATCCCGATTGGGACAGCCCCCTGAACGCGTTTAAAACACCCCGGGAATCTCTGGATTCCTTTGTGCGCTGGATTGATTGA